A single genomic interval of Lathyrus oleraceus cultivar Zhongwan6 chromosome 7, CAAS_Psat_ZW6_1.0, whole genome shotgun sequence harbors:
- the LOC127108102 gene encoding repetitive proline-rich cell wall protein 2 isoform X15 produces MASISFLGLFLFALFIIPRGFANYYKPPEYNPPVEKPPVYQPPVYKPPFEKPPIYHPPVEIPPIYKPPVEIPPIYKPPYENPPIYKPPIEQPPVYKPPVEKPPVYKPPVEEPPVYKPPVEKPPIYKPPVEQPPIYKPPVEKPPVYKPPVEKPPVYKPPVEKPPVYKPPVEKPPVYKPPVEKPPVYKPPVEKPPVYKPPVEKPPVYKPPVEKPPVYKPPVEKPPVYKPPVEKPPVYKPPVEKPPIYKPPVEKPPVYKPPVEKPPVYKPPVEKPPIYKPPVYQPPVENPPIYKPPIEKPPVYKPPVEKPPIYKPPPVEEPPIYKPPFEKPPIYKPPYEHPPIYKPPFEEPPFEKPPFEEPPVYKPPFEEPPVYKPPFEKPPHYPNYPPADDATRF; encoded by the exons ATGGCTTCTATAAGCTTCTTAGGGTTGTTCCTTTTTGCTTTGTTTATCATCCCTCGTGGTTTTGCCAACTACTATAAACCTCCTGAGTATAATCCACCGGTTGAAAAACCTCCAGTTTATCAACCACCGGTATATAAGCCGCCGTTTGAGAAGCCGCCAATTTATCATCCGCCAGTAGAGATACCGCCAATATACAAACCACCAGTAGAGATACCTCCGATTTATAAGCCACCATATGAAAACCCTCCGATTTATAAGCCACCAATTGAGCAACCTCCAGTGTACAAGCCACCCGTAGAGAAGCCACCTGTGTACAAACCACCAGTAGAGGAACCTCCGGTTTACAAACCGCCAGTCGAGAAGCCTCCAATTTACAAACCACCGGTTGAGCAACCACCTATATACAAACCACCAGTTGAGAAGCCTCCAGTTTACAAACCACCAGTTGAGAAGCCTCCGGTTTACAAACCACCAGTTGAGAAGCCTCCAGTTTACAAGCCACCAGTTGAGAAGCCTCCGGTTTACAAACCACCAGTTGAGAAGC CACCTGTATACAAACCACCAGTTGAGAAGCCTCCAGTTTACAAACCACCAGTTGAGAAGC CACCTGTATACAAACCAC CAGTTGAGAAGCCTCCAGTTTACAAACCTCCAGTAGAAAAACCACCTGTTTACAAGCCACCAGTAGAGAAGCCTCCAGTTTATAAGCCACCAGTAGAGAAACCACCTATCTATAAGCCACCAGTAGAAAAGCCTCCTGTCTACAAGCCACCAGTCGAAAAGCCACCCGTGTATAAGCCACCGGTTGAAAAACCTCCAATTTACAAACCACCTGTATACCAGCCCCCGGTTGAAAATCCCCCAATTTACAAACCACCTATAGAAAAGCCACCAGTGTACAAGCCTCCAGTTGAAAAGCCACCCATTTATAAACCTCCTCCGGTTGAAGAGCCTCCTATTTATAAGCCTCCCTTTGAGAAACCACCAATTTACAAACCTCCATATGAACATCCACCAATATACAAACCACCATTTGAGGAGCCTCCATTTGAAAAGCCACCATTCGAAGAGCCACCAGTTTACAAGCCTCCATTTGAGGAGCCACCAGTTTACAAGCCTCCATTCGAAAAACCTCCTCACTATCCAAACTACCCTCCTGCAGATGATGCTACTCGTTTCTAG
- the LOC127108102 gene encoding repetitive proline-rich cell wall protein 2 isoform X2, which produces MASISFLGLFLFALFIIPRGFANYYKPPEYNPPVEKPPVYQPPVYKPPFEKPPIYHPPVEIPPIYKPPVEIPPIYKPPYENPPIYKPPIEQPPVYKPPVEKPPVYKPPVEEPPVYKPPVEKPPIYKPPVEQPPIYKPPVEKPPVYKPPVEKPPVYKPPVEKPPVYKPPVEKPPVYKPPVEKPPVYKPPVEKPPVYKPPVEKPPVYKPPVEKPPVYKPPVEKPPVYKPPVEQPPVYKPPVEKPPVYKPPVEKPPVYKPPVEKPPVYKPPVEKPPIYKPPVEKPPVYKPPVEKPPVYKPPVEKPPIYKPPVYQPPVENPPIYKPPIEKPPVYKPPVEKPPIYKPPPVEEPPIYKPPFEKPPIYKPPYEHPPIYKPPFEEPPFEKPPFEEPPVYKPPFEEPPVYKPPFEKPPHYPNYPPADDATRF; this is translated from the exons ATGGCTTCTATAAGCTTCTTAGGGTTGTTCCTTTTTGCTTTGTTTATCATCCCTCGTGGTTTTGCCAACTACTATAAACCTCCTGAGTATAATCCACCGGTTGAAAAACCTCCAGTTTATCAACCACCGGTATATAAGCCGCCGTTTGAGAAGCCGCCAATTTATCATCCGCCAGTAGAGATACCGCCAATATACAAACCACCAGTAGAGATACCTCCGATTTATAAGCCACCATATGAAAACCCTCCGATTTATAAGCCACCAATTGAGCAACCTCCAGTGTACAAGCCACCCGTAGAGAAGCCACCTGTGTACAAACCACCAGTAGAGGAACCTCCGGTTTACAAACCGCCAGTCGAGAAGCCTCCAATTTACAAACCACCGGTTGAGCAACCACCTATATACAAACCACCAGTTGAGAAGCCTCCAGTTTACAAACCACCAGTTGAGAAGCCTCCGGTTTACAAACCACCAGTTGAGAAGCCTCCAGTTTACAAGCCACCAGTTGAGAAGCCTCCGGTTTACAAACCACCAGTTGAGAAGC CACCTGTATACAAACCACCAGTTGAGAAGCCTCCAGTTTACAAACCACCAGTTGAGAAGC CACCTGTATACAAACCACCTGTTGAGAAGCCTCCAGTTTACAAGCCACCAGTCGAAAAACCACCGGTTTATAAGCCACCAGTTGAGCAACCACCTGTATATAAACCACCAGTTGAGAAGCCTCCAGTTTACAAACCTCCAGTAGAAAAACCACCTGTTTACAAGCCACCAGTAGAGAAGCCTCCAGTTTATAAGCCACCAGTAGAGAAACCACCTATCTATAAGCCACCAGTAGAAAAGCCTCCTGTCTACAAGCCACCAGTCGAAAAGCCACCCGTGTATAAGCCACCGGTTGAAAAACCTCCAATTTACAAACCACCTGTATACCAGCCCCCGGTTGAAAATCCCCCAATTTACAAACCACCTATAGAAAAGCCACCAGTGTACAAGCCTCCAGTTGAAAAGCCACCCATTTATAAACCTCCTCCGGTTGAAGAGCCTCCTATTTATAAGCCTCCCTTTGAGAAACCACCAATTTACAAACCTCCATATGAACATCCACCAATATACAAACCACCATTTGAGGAGCCTCCATTTGAAAAGCCACCATTCGAAGAGCCACCAGTTTACAAGCCTCCATTTGAGGAGCCACCAGTTTACAAGCCTCCATTCGAAAAACCTCCTCACTATCCAAACTACCCTCCTGCAGATGATGCTACTCGTTTCTAG
- the LOC127108102 gene encoding repetitive proline-rich cell wall protein 2 isoform X10 has translation MASISFLGLFLFALFIIPRGFANYYKPPEYNPPVEKPPVYQPPVYKPPFEKPPIYHPPVEIPPIYKPPVEIPPIYKPPYENPPIYKPPIEQPPVYKPPVEKPPVYKPPVEEPPVYKPPVEKPPIYKPPVEQPPIYKPPVEKPPVYKPPVEKPPVYKPPVEKPPVYKPPVEKPPVYKPPVEKPPVYKPPVEKPPVYKPPVEKPPVYKPPVEQPPVYKPPVEKPPVYKPPVEKPPVYKPPVEKPPVYKPPVEKPPIYKPPVEKPPVYKPPVEKPPVYKPPVEKPPIYKPPVYQPPVENPPIYKPPIEKPPVYKPPVEKPPIYKPPPVEEPPIYKPPFEKPPIYKPPYEHPPIYKPPFEEPPFEKPPFEEPPVYKPPFEEPPVYKPPFEKPPHYPNYPPADDATRF, from the exons ATGGCTTCTATAAGCTTCTTAGGGTTGTTCCTTTTTGCTTTGTTTATCATCCCTCGTGGTTTTGCCAACTACTATAAACCTCCTGAGTATAATCCACCGGTTGAAAAACCTCCAGTTTATCAACCACCGGTATATAAGCCGCCGTTTGAGAAGCCGCCAATTTATCATCCGCCAGTAGAGATACCGCCAATATACAAACCACCAGTAGAGATACCTCCGATTTATAAGCCACCATATGAAAACCCTCCGATTTATAAGCCACCAATTGAGCAACCTCCAGTGTACAAGCCACCCGTAGAGAAGCCACCTGTGTACAAACCACCAGTAGAGGAACCTCCGGTTTACAAACCGCCAGTCGAGAAGCCTCCAATTTACAAACCACCGGTTGAGCAACCACCTATATACAAACCACCAGTTGAGAAGCCTCCAGTTTACAAACCACCAGTTGAGAAGCCTCCGGTTTACAAACCACCAGTTGAGAAGCCTCCAGTTTACAAGCCACCAGTTGAGAAGCCTCCGGTTTACAAACCACCAGTTGAGAAGC CACCTGTATACAAACCACCAGTTGAGAAGCCTCCAGTTTACAAACCACCAGTTGAGAAGCCTCCGGTTTACAAGCCACCAGTTGAGCAACCACCTGTATACAAACCAC CAGTTGAGAAGCCTCCAGTTTACAAACCTCCAGTAGAAAAACCACCTGTTTACAAGCCACCAGTAGAGAAGCCTCCAGTTTATAAGCCACCAGTAGAGAAACCACCTATCTATAAGCCACCAGTAGAAAAGCCTCCTGTCTACAAGCCACCAGTCGAAAAGCCACCCGTGTATAAGCCACCGGTTGAAAAACCTCCAATTTACAAACCACCTGTATACCAGCCCCCGGTTGAAAATCCCCCAATTTACAAACCACCTATAGAAAAGCCACCAGTGTACAAGCCTCCAGTTGAAAAGCCACCCATTTATAAACCTCCTCCGGTTGAAGAGCCTCCTATTTATAAGCCTCCCTTTGAGAAACCACCAATTTACAAACCTCCATATGAACATCCACCAATATACAAACCACCATTTGAGGAGCCTCCATTTGAAAAGCCACCATTCGAAGAGCCACCAGTTTACAAGCCTCCATTTGAGGAGCCACCAGTTTACAAGCCTCCATTCGAAAAACCTCCTCACTATCCAAACTACCCTCCTGCAGATGATGCTACTCGTTTCTAG
- the LOC127108102 gene encoding repetitive proline-rich cell wall protein 2 isoform X1, which produces MASISFLGLFLFALFIIPRGFANYYKPPEYNPPVEKPPVYQPPVYKPPFEKPPIYHPPVEIPPIYKPPVEIPPIYKPPYENPPIYKPPIEQPPVYKPPVEKPPVYKPPVEEPPVYKPPVEKPPIYKPPVEQPPIYKPPVEKPPVYKPPVEKPPVYKPPVEKPPVYKPPVEKPPVYKPPVEKPPVYKPPVEKPPVYKPPVEKPPVYKPPVEQPPVYKPPVEKPPVYKPPVEKPPVYKPPVEQPPVYKPPVEKPPVYKPPVEKPPVYKPPVEKPPVYKPPVEKPPIYKPPVEKPPVYKPPVEKPPVYKPPVEKPPIYKPPVYQPPVENPPIYKPPIEKPPVYKPPVEKPPIYKPPPVEEPPIYKPPFEKPPIYKPPYEHPPIYKPPFEEPPFEKPPFEEPPVYKPPFEEPPVYKPPFEKPPHYPNYPPADDATRF; this is translated from the exons ATGGCTTCTATAAGCTTCTTAGGGTTGTTCCTTTTTGCTTTGTTTATCATCCCTCGTGGTTTTGCCAACTACTATAAACCTCCTGAGTATAATCCACCGGTTGAAAAACCTCCAGTTTATCAACCACCGGTATATAAGCCGCCGTTTGAGAAGCCGCCAATTTATCATCCGCCAGTAGAGATACCGCCAATATACAAACCACCAGTAGAGATACCTCCGATTTATAAGCCACCATATGAAAACCCTCCGATTTATAAGCCACCAATTGAGCAACCTCCAGTGTACAAGCCACCCGTAGAGAAGCCACCTGTGTACAAACCACCAGTAGAGGAACCTCCGGTTTACAAACCGCCAGTCGAGAAGCCTCCAATTTACAAACCACCGGTTGAGCAACCACCTATATACAAACCACCAGTTGAGAAGCCTCCAGTTTACAAACCACCAGTTGAGAAGCCTCCGGTTTACAAACCACCAGTTGAGAAGCCTCCAGTTTACAAGCCACCAGTTGAGAAGCCTCCGGTTTACAAACCACCAGTTGAGAAGC CACCTGTATACAAACCACCAGTTGAGAAGCCTCCAGTTTACAAACCACCAGTTGAGAAGCCTCCGGTTTACAAGCCACCAGTTGAGCAACCACCTGTATACAAACCACCTGTTGAGAAGCCTCCAGTTTACAAGCCACCAGTCGAAAAACCACCGGTTTATAAGCCACCAGTTGAGCAACCACCTGTATATAAACCACCAGTTGAGAAGCCTCCAGTTTACAAACCTCCAGTAGAAAAACCACCTGTTTACAAGCCACCAGTAGAGAAGCCTCCAGTTTATAAGCCACCAGTAGAGAAACCACCTATCTATAAGCCACCAGTAGAAAAGCCTCCTGTCTACAAGCCACCAGTCGAAAAGCCACCCGTGTATAAGCCACCGGTTGAAAAACCTCCAATTTACAAACCACCTGTATACCAGCCCCCGGTTGAAAATCCCCCAATTTACAAACCACCTATAGAAAAGCCACCAGTGTACAAGCCTCCAGTTGAAAAGCCACCCATTTATAAACCTCCTCCGGTTGAAGAGCCTCCTATTTATAAGCCTCCCTTTGAGAAACCACCAATTTACAAACCTCCATATGAACATCCACCAATATACAAACCACCATTTGAGGAGCCTCCATTTGAAAAGCCACCATTCGAAGAGCCACCAGTTTACAAGCCTCCATTTGAGGAGCCACCAGTTTACAAGCCTCCATTCGAAAAACCTCCTCACTATCCAAACTACCCTCCTGCAGATGATGCTACTCGTTTCTAG
- the LOC127108102 gene encoding repetitive proline-rich cell wall protein 2 isoform X26, giving the protein MASISFLGLFLFALFIIPRGFANYYKPPEYNPPVEKPPVYQPPVYKPPFEKPPIYHPPVEIPPIYKPPVEIPPIYKPPYENPPIYKPPIEQPPVYKPPVEKPPVYKPPVEEPPVYKPPVEKPPIYKPPVEQPPIYKPPVEKPPVYKPPVEKPPVYKPPVEKPPVYKPPVEKPPVYKPPVEKPPVYKPPVEKPPVYKPPVEKPPVYKPPVEKPPVYKPPVEKPPIYKPPVEKPPVYKPPVEKPPVYKPPVEKPPIYKPPVYQPPVENPPIYKPPIEKPPVYKPPVEKPPIYKPPPVEEPPIYKPPFEKPPIYKPPYEHPPIYKPPFEEPPFEKPPFEEPPVYKPPFEEPPVYKPPFEKPPHYPNYPPADDATRF; this is encoded by the exons ATGGCTTCTATAAGCTTCTTAGGGTTGTTCCTTTTTGCTTTGTTTATCATCCCTCGTGGTTTTGCCAACTACTATAAACCTCCTGAGTATAATCCACCGGTTGAAAAACCTCCAGTTTATCAACCACCGGTATATAAGCCGCCGTTTGAGAAGCCGCCAATTTATCATCCGCCAGTAGAGATACCGCCAATATACAAACCACCAGTAGAGATACCTCCGATTTATAAGCCACCATATGAAAACCCTCCGATTTATAAGCCACCAATTGAGCAACCTCCAGTGTACAAGCCACCCGTAGAGAAGCCACCTGTGTACAAACCACCAGTAGAGGAACCTCCGGTTTACAAACCGCCAGTCGAGAAGCCTCCAATTTACAAACCACCGGTTGAGCAACCACCTATATACAAACCACCAGTTGAGAAGCCTCCAGTTTACAAACCACCAGTTGAGAAGCCTCCGGTTTACAAACCACCAGTTGAGAAGC CACCTGTATACAAACCACCAGTTGAGAAGCCTCCAGTTTACAAACCACCAGTTGAGAAGC CACCTGTATACAAACCAC CAGTTGAGAAGCCTCCAGTTTACAAACCTCCAGTAGAAAAACCACCTGTTTACAAGCCACCAGTAGAGAAGCCTCCAGTTTATAAGCCACCAGTAGAGAAACCACCTATCTATAAGCCACCAGTAGAAAAGCCTCCTGTCTACAAGCCACCAGTCGAAAAGCCACCCGTGTATAAGCCACCGGTTGAAAAACCTCCAATTTACAAACCACCTGTATACCAGCCCCCGGTTGAAAATCCCCCAATTTACAAACCACCTATAGAAAAGCCACCAGTGTACAAGCCTCCAGTTGAAAAGCCACCCATTTATAAACCTCCTCCGGTTGAAGAGCCTCCTATTTATAAGCCTCCCTTTGAGAAACCACCAATTTACAAACCTCCATATGAACATCCACCAATATACAAACCACCATTTGAGGAGCCTCCATTTGAAAAGCCACCATTCGAAGAGCCACCAGTTTACAAGCCTCCATTTGAGGAGCCACCAGTTTACAAGCCTCCATTCGAAAAACCTCCTCACTATCCAAACTACCCTCCTGCAGATGATGCTACTCGTTTCTAG
- the LOC127108102 gene encoding repetitive proline-rich cell wall protein 2 isoform X41 encodes MASISFLGLFLFALFIIPRGFANYYKPPEYNPPVEKPPVYQPPVYKPPFEKPPIYHPPVEIPPIYKPPVEIPPIYKPPYENPPIYKPPIEQPPVYKPPVEKPPVYKPPVEEPPVYKPPVEKPPIYKPPVEQPPIYKPPVEKPPVYKPPVEKPPVYKPPVEKPPVYKPPVEKPPVYKPPVEKPPVYKPPVEKPPVYKPPVEKPPIYKPPVEKPPVYKPPVEKPPVYKPPVEKPPIYKPPVYQPPVENPPIYKPPIEKPPVYKPPVEKPPIYKPPPVEEPPIYKPPFEKPPIYKPPYEHPPIYKPPFEEPPFEKPPFEEPPVYKPPFEEPPVYKPPFEKPPHYPNYPPADDATRF; translated from the exons ATGGCTTCTATAAGCTTCTTAGGGTTGTTCCTTTTTGCTTTGTTTATCATCCCTCGTGGTTTTGCCAACTACTATAAACCTCCTGAGTATAATCCACCGGTTGAAAAACCTCCAGTTTATCAACCACCGGTATATAAGCCGCCGTTTGAGAAGCCGCCAATTTATCATCCGCCAGTAGAGATACCGCCAATATACAAACCACCAGTAGAGATACCTCCGATTTATAAGCCACCATATGAAAACCCTCCGATTTATAAGCCACCAATTGAGCAACCTCCAGTGTACAAGCCACCCGTAGAGAAGCCACCTGTGTACAAACCACCAGTAGAGGAACCTCCGGTTTACAAACCGCCAGTCGAGAAGCCTCCAATTTACAAACCACCGGTTGAGCAACCACCTATATACAAACCACCAGTTGAGAAGC CACCTGTATACAAACCACCAGTTGAGAAGCCTCCAGTTTACAAACCACCAGTTGAGAAGC CACCTGTATATAAACCACCAGTTGAGAAGCCTCCAGTTTACAAACCTCCAGTAGAAAAACCACCTGTTTACAAGCCACCAGTAGAGAAGCCTCCAGTTTATAAGCCACCAGTAGAGAAACCACCTATCTATAAGCCACCAGTAGAAAAGCCTCCTGTCTACAAGCCACCAGTCGAAAAGCCACCCGTGTATAAGCCACCGGTTGAAAAACCTCCAATTTACAAACCACCTGTATACCAGCCCCCGGTTGAAAATCCCCCAATTTACAAACCACCTATAGAAAAGCCACCAGTGTACAAGCCTCCAGTTGAAAAGCCACCCATTTATAAACCTCCTCCGGTTGAAGAGCCTCCTATTTATAAGCCTCCCTTTGAGAAACCACCAATTTACAAACCTCCATATGAACATCCACCAATATACAAACCACCATTTGAGGAGCCTCCATTTGAAAAGCCACCATTCGAAGAGCCACCAGTTTACAAGCCTCCATTTGAGGAGCCACCAGTTTACAAGCCTCCATTCGAAAAACCTCCTCACTATCCAAACTACCCTCCTGCAGATGATGCTACTCGTTTCTAG
- the LOC127108102 gene encoding repetitive proline-rich cell wall protein 2 isoform X42: MASISFLGLFLFALFIIPRGFANYYKPPEYNPPVEKPPVYQPPVYKPPFEKPPIYHPPVEIPPIYKPPVEIPPIYKPPYENPPIYKPPIEQPPVYKPPVEKPPVYKPPVEEPPVYKPPVEKPPIYKPPVEQPPIYKPPVEKPPVYKPPVEKPPVYKPPVEKPPVYKPPVEKPPVYKPPVEKPPVYKPPVEKPPVYKPPVEKPPIYKPPVEKPPVYKPPVEKPPVYKPPVEKPPIYKPPVYQPPVENPPIYKPPIEKPPVYKPPVEKPPIYKPPPVEEPPIYKPPFEKPPIYKPPYEHPPIYKPPFEEPPFEKPPFEEPPVYKPPFEEPPVYKPPFEKPPHYPNYPPADDATRF, translated from the exons ATGGCTTCTATAAGCTTCTTAGGGTTGTTCCTTTTTGCTTTGTTTATCATCCCTCGTGGTTTTGCCAACTACTATAAACCTCCTGAGTATAATCCACCGGTTGAAAAACCTCCAGTTTATCAACCACCGGTATATAAGCCGCCGTTTGAGAAGCCGCCAATTTATCATCCGCCAGTAGAGATACCGCCAATATACAAACCACCAGTAGAGATACCTCCGATTTATAAGCCACCATATGAAAACCCTCCGATTTATAAGCCACCAATTGAGCAACCTCCAGTGTACAAGCCACCCGTAGAGAAGCCACCTGTGTACAAACCACCAGTAGAGGAACCTCCGGTTTACAAACCGCCAGTCGAGAAGCCTCCAATTTACAAACCACCGGTTGAGCAACCACCTATATACAAACCACCAGTTGAGAAGC CACCTGTATACAAACCACCAGTTGAGAAGCCTCCAGTTTACAAACCACCAGTTGAGAAGC CACCTGTATACAAACCAC CAGTTGAGAAGCCTCCAGTTTACAAACCTCCAGTAGAAAAACCACCTGTTTACAAGCCACCAGTAGAGAAGCCTCCAGTTTATAAGCCACCAGTAGAGAAACCACCTATCTATAAGCCACCAGTAGAAAAGCCTCCTGTCTACAAGCCACCAGTCGAAAAGCCACCCGTGTATAAGCCACCGGTTGAAAAACCTCCAATTTACAAACCACCTGTATACCAGCCCCCGGTTGAAAATCCCCCAATTTACAAACCACCTATAGAAAAGCCACCAGTGTACAAGCCTCCAGTTGAAAAGCCACCCATTTATAAACCTCCTCCGGTTGAAGAGCCTCCTATTTATAAGCCTCCCTTTGAGAAACCACCAATTTACAAACCTCCATATGAACATCCACCAATATACAAACCACCATTTGAGGAGCCTCCATTTGAAAAGCCACCATTCGAAGAGCCACCAGTTTACAAGCCTCCATTTGAGGAGCCACCAGTTTACAAGCCTCCATTCGAAAAACCTCCTCACTATCCAAACTACCCTCCTGCAGATGATGCTACTCGTTTCTAG
- the LOC127108102 gene encoding repetitive proline-rich cell wall protein 2 isoform X21, giving the protein MASISFLGLFLFALFIIPRGFANYYKPPEYNPPVEKPPVYQPPVYKPPFEKPPIYHPPVEIPPIYKPPVEIPPIYKPPYENPPIYKPPIEQPPVYKPPVEKPPVYKPPVEEPPVYKPPVEKPPIYKPPVEQPPIYKPPVEKPPVYKPPVEKPPVYKPPVEKPPVYKPPVEKPPVYKPPVEKPPVYKPPVEQPPVYKPPVEKPPVYKPPVEKPPVYKPPVEKPPVYKPPVEKPPIYKPPVEKPPVYKPPVEKPPVYKPPVEKPPIYKPPVYQPPVENPPIYKPPIEKPPVYKPPVEKPPIYKPPPVEEPPIYKPPFEKPPIYKPPYEHPPIYKPPFEEPPFEKPPFEEPPVYKPPFEEPPVYKPPFEKPPHYPNYPPADDATRF; this is encoded by the exons ATGGCTTCTATAAGCTTCTTAGGGTTGTTCCTTTTTGCTTTGTTTATCATCCCTCGTGGTTTTGCCAACTACTATAAACCTCCTGAGTATAATCCACCGGTTGAAAAACCTCCAGTTTATCAACCACCGGTATATAAGCCGCCGTTTGAGAAGCCGCCAATTTATCATCCGCCAGTAGAGATACCGCCAATATACAAACCACCAGTAGAGATACCTCCGATTTATAAGCCACCATATGAAAACCCTCCGATTTATAAGCCACCAATTGAGCAACCTCCAGTGTACAAGCCACCCGTAGAGAAGCCACCTGTGTACAAACCACCAGTAGAGGAACCTCCGGTTTACAAACCGCCAGTCGAGAAGCCTCCAATTTACAAACCACCGGTTGAGCAACCACCTATATACAAACCACCAGTTGAGAAGC CACCTGTATACAAACCACCAGTTGAGAAGCCTCCAGTTTACAAACCACCAGTTGAGAAGC CACCTGTATACAAACCACCTGTTGAGAAGCCTCCAGTTTACAAGCCACCAGTCGAAAAACCACCGGTTTATAAGCCACCAGTTGAGCAACCACCTGTATATAAACCACCAGTTGAGAAGCCTCCAGTTTACAAACCTCCAGTAGAAAAACCACCTGTTTACAAGCCACCAGTAGAGAAGCCTCCAGTTTATAAGCCACCAGTAGAGAAACCACCTATCTATAAGCCACCAGTAGAAAAGCCTCCTGTCTACAAGCCACCAGTCGAAAAGCCACCCGTGTATAAGCCACCGGTTGAAAAACCTCCAATTTACAAACCACCTGTATACCAGCCCCCGGTTGAAAATCCCCCAATTTACAAACCACCTATAGAAAAGCCACCAGTGTACAAGCCTCCAGTTGAAAAGCCACCCATTTATAAACCTCCTCCGGTTGAAGAGCCTCCTATTTATAAGCCTCCCTTTGAGAAACCACCAATTTACAAACCTCCATATGAACATCCACCAATATACAAACCACCATTTGAGGAGCCTCCATTTGAAAAGCCACCATTCGAAGAGCCACCAGTTTACAAGCCTCCATTTGAGGAGCCACCAGTTTACAAGCCTCCATTCGAAAAACCTCCTCACTATCCAAACTACCCTCCTGCAGATGATGCTACTCGTTTCTAG
- the LOC127108102 gene encoding repetitive proline-rich cell wall protein 2 isoform X36 — protein sequence MASISFLGLFLFALFIIPRGFANYYKPPEYNPPVEKPPVYQPPVYKPPFEKPPIYHPPVEIPPIYKPPVEIPPIYKPPYENPPIYKPPIEQPPVYKPPVEKPPVYKPPVEEPPVYKPPVEKPPIYKPPVEQPPIYKPPVEKPPVYKPPVEKPPVYKPPVEKPPVYKPPVEKPPVYKPPVEKPPVYKPPVEKPPVYKPPVEKPPVYKPPVEKPPIYKPPVEKPPVYKPPVEKPPVYKPPVEKPPIYKPPVYQPPVENPPIYKPPIEKPPVYKPPVEKPPIYKPPPVEEPPIYKPPFEKPPIYKPPYEHPPIYKPPFEEPPFEKPPFEEPPVYKPPFEEPPVYKPPFEKPPHYPNYPPADDATRF from the exons ATGGCTTCTATAAGCTTCTTAGGGTTGTTCCTTTTTGCTTTGTTTATCATCCCTCGTGGTTTTGCCAACTACTATAAACCTCCTGAGTATAATCCACCGGTTGAAAAACCTCCAGTTTATCAACCACCGGTATATAAGCCGCCGTTTGAGAAGCCGCCAATTTATCATCCGCCAGTAGAGATACCGCCAATATACAAACCACCAGTAGAGATACCTCCGATTTATAAGCCACCATATGAAAACCCTCCGATTTATAAGCCACCAATTGAGCAACCTCCAGTGTACAAGCCACCCGTAGAGAAGCCACCTGTGTACAAACCACCAGTAGAGGAACCTCCGGTTTACAAACCGCCAGTCGAGAAGCCTCCAATTTACAAACCACCGGTTGAGCAACCACCTATATACAAACCACCAGTTGAGAAGCCTCCAGTTTACAAACCACCAGTTGAGAAGC CACCTGTATACAAACCACCAGTTGAGAAGCCTCCAGTTTACAAACCACCAGTTGAGAAGC CACCTGTATATAAACCACCAGTTGAGAAGCCTCCAGTTTACAAACCTCCAGTAGAAAAACCACCTGTTTACAAGCCACCAGTAGAGAAGCCTCCAGTTTATAAGCCACCAGTAGAGAAACCACCTATCTATAAGCCACCAGTAGAAAAGCCTCCTGTCTACAAGCCACCAGTCGAAAAGCCACCCGTGTATAAGCCACCGGTTGAAAAACCTCCAATTTACAAACCACCTGTATACCAGCCCCCGGTTGAAAATCCCCCAATTTACAAACCACCTATAGAAAAGCCACCAGTGTACAAGCCTCCAGTTGAAAAGCCACCCATTTATAAACCTCCTCCGGTTGAAGAGCCTCCTATTTATAAGCCTCCCTTTGAGAAACCACCAATTTACAAACCTCCATATGAACATCCACCAATATACAAACCACCATTTGAGGAGCCTCCATTTGAAAAGCCACCATTCGAAGAGCCACCAGTTTACAAGCCTCCATTTGAGGAGCCACCAGTTTACAAGCCTCCATTCGAAAAACCTCCTCACTATCCAAACTACCCTCCTGCAGATGATGCTACTCGTTTCTAG